In Marinibacterium anthonyi, a genomic segment contains:
- a CDS encoding plasmid partitioning protein has product MVSDIETHAEVQIIPIAAITVENPRERSEKTFRALVDSIGKVGLKKPITVAQDDTASGDAYRLVCGQGRMEAYVALGETHIPAIVVDANEVERLLRSVIENIARRQQRPLELLQDIAILRDRGYSDHDITEKTGLSWSYVHEIGELIANGEERLLIAVETGQMPLSVALYITRAEEKDVQKALEAAYASGELRGKKLLEARRLVELRHRHGKKKGATRTKRSGVRMTSAALVRAYRIEAERQQDMIRRAQSTRGNLLFLDAAFQSLLKDENFLTLLRAEGLDSLPSMVVDGLKEPRA; this is encoded by the coding sequence ATGGTGAGCGATATCGAAACCCACGCCGAGGTTCAGATTATCCCCATTGCGGCCATCACCGTGGAAAATCCGCGAGAACGATCTGAAAAGACCTTTCGTGCGCTGGTGGACAGTATCGGCAAGGTCGGGCTGAAGAAGCCGATCACCGTCGCGCAGGATGACACGGCGTCAGGGGATGCCTATCGGCTGGTCTGCGGTCAGGGGCGGATGGAGGCCTATGTTGCACTGGGCGAAACCCACATCCCGGCCATCGTCGTGGACGCGAACGAGGTCGAACGACTTCTGCGTAGCGTGATCGAGAATATCGCCCGCCGTCAGCAGCGACCGCTCGAGCTGCTGCAGGACATCGCCATCCTGCGCGACCGAGGATACTCGGACCACGACATCACCGAGAAAACCGGATTGTCATGGTCGTACGTTCACGAAATCGGCGAGTTGATCGCCAACGGCGAGGAACGACTGCTGATCGCGGTCGAGACCGGTCAGATGCCCCTCAGCGTCGCACTGTATATCACGAGGGCGGAAGAGAAGGATGTGCAGAAGGCGCTGGAAGCGGCCTATGCCTCGGGTGAATTGCGCGGCAAGAAGCTGCTTGAAGCACGGCGGCTGGTGGAACTGCGCCACCGGCACGGCAAGAAAAAGGGTGCCACACGCACAAAACGATCTGGGGTGCGGATGACATCGGCGGCGCTGGTCCGGGCCTATCGTATCGAGGCAGAACGCCAGCAGGACATGATCCGCAGGGCCCAGTCGACGCGCGGCAACCTGCTGTTCCTCGACGCAGCGTTCCAGTCCCTGCTCAAGGATGAGAATTTCCTCACTTTGCTCCGTGCCGAGGGGTTGGATTCCCTGCCGAGCATGGTGGTCGACGGTCTCAAGGAACCTCGGGCATGA
- a CDS encoding plasmid partitioning protein: protein MTHMGKTPPPKGPGFEPTLRQIPIATILPVKQLPITVPKGQKYAQIAASIREAGLIEPLVVARAPGQDGTFILLDGHVRLHVLKEMGEETVTSLVATDDESFTYNKRISRLATIQEHKMILRAIERGVPEARIAAALNVDVALIRRKRTLLNGICPEAAELLKDKHCPVNSFRSLRKMKPLRQIQAAELMIAANNYTVAYTEAILTATDAEDLVDPEMKKETSGITREQAERMKAEMASLQKNIKLIEGTLGPDHLRLVVAGRYVERLLTNERINRYLEKNHGEILGELGRIVAGLSRPEPSSEGPDEADD from the coding sequence ATGACACATATGGGCAAAACGCCCCCGCCCAAGGGGCCAGGATTTGAGCCGACCCTGCGTCAGATCCCGATCGCCACCATCCTGCCGGTGAAGCAACTGCCGATCACGGTTCCCAAGGGCCAGAAGTATGCACAGATCGCCGCATCGATCCGCGAGGCCGGCTTGATCGAACCGCTCGTGGTTGCGCGCGCTCCTGGTCAGGACGGCACGTTCATCCTGCTCGATGGTCATGTCCGTCTGCATGTCTTGAAGGAAATGGGCGAGGAAACCGTCACCTCCCTGGTCGCCACAGACGACGAGTCTTTCACCTACAACAAGCGCATCAGCCGTCTCGCGACAATTCAGGAACACAAGATGATCTTGCGGGCCATTGAGCGTGGCGTGCCAGAGGCCCGTATTGCTGCTGCACTGAATGTGGATGTGGCGTTGATCCGGCGAAAGCGGACATTGCTGAACGGCATCTGCCCCGAGGCTGCTGAACTCCTGAAGGACAAGCATTGCCCGGTCAACAGTTTCAGGTCCCTGCGCAAGATGAAGCCCTTGCGGCAGATTCAAGCGGCGGAACTTATGATCGCCGCGAACAACTACACGGTGGCCTATACCGAGGCCATCCTTACCGCGACCGATGCCGAAGACCTTGTCGATCCGGAAATGAAAAAAGAAACCTCTGGCATTACGCGCGAACAGGCGGAGCGGATGAAGGCCGAAATGGCCAGCCTGCAGAAGAACATCAAGTTGATCGAGGGGACGCTTGGCCCCGATCATTTACGCCTTGTGGTAGCGGGTCGCTACGTCGAACGGCTGCTCACGAATGAACGGATCAATCGCTATCTCGAAAAGAACCATGGAGAGATCCTCGGCGAGTTAGGTCGAATCGTGGCGGGCCTGTCTCGACCGGAACCGTCTTCGGAAGGGCCCGACGAGGCGGACGATTAA
- a CDS encoding putative addiction module antidote protein, family, protein MPNVHLTEPMQKYVQAQIESGAYANLSEVVRAGVRMLMEKDGARQFYALKADLEEAASLAENGDFTEFDAQSFEPDAFDR, encoded by the coding sequence ATGCCAAACGTCCACCTGACCGAACCGATGCAGAAATATGTGCAGGCGCAGATCGAGTCCGGCGCCTACGCCAATCTGAGCGAAGTCGTGCGCGCCGGCGTAAGGATGCTGATGGAGAAGGATGGCGCCCGGCAGTTCTATGCCCTCAAGGCCGACCTAGAGGAGGCAGCCTCCCTGGCCGAAAATGGAGACTTCACCGAGTTCGATGCTCAATCCTTCGAACCGGATGCGTTTGATCGCTGA
- the parE1 gene encoding Toxin ParE1, whose translation MTIRLSDRTRADLEEIRAYTVETWGRDQWLVYYRQLVTAFEQITGDPDRGRDRSLFVPGMRSVNCQRHVIFYKGLDAADGAAVILRIVHQRRNMPALVYYEDLDGG comes from the coding sequence ATGACCATTCGACTTTCCGATCGGACCAGAGCCGACCTTGAAGAGATCCGTGCCTACACCGTCGAGACCTGGGGTAGGGACCAATGGCTCGTCTATTACCGCCAGTTGGTCACCGCCTTCGAGCAAATCACCGGGGATCCCGACCGGGGTCGGGACAGGAGTCTCTTCGTCCCGGGGATGCGATCCGTCAACTGCCAGCGTCACGTTATCTTCTACAAGGGGCTCGATGCGGCGGATGGCGCGGCAGTCATCCTGCGCATCGTGCACCAGCGCCGCAACATGCCCGCCCTGGTCTACTACGAGGATCTCGACGGCGGTTAA